A window from Salvelinus sp. IW2-2015 linkage group LG5, ASM291031v2, whole genome shotgun sequence encodes these proteins:
- the LOC111964214 gene encoding cdc42 effector protein 2-like, which translates to MSTKAPIYLKRRSRKGKKEKLRDILSSDMISPPLGDFRHTIHIGSGGGEDDLFGDLSFLEGKFHLLPGQQGDSISQRSSMYAEPFQFSRTASISGHTASSESSPLLKNALSLPVIGGLQAITLPVTSAPPTVPHPPQNAAPPPKPPRLHLDDKILMSHHPGLDSPLAQTPSRTSQFCPPSPRFPSDDDVCIQDPYLDDRVQERPYLSNAGSLLSLHLDLGPSILDDVLQIMDRQRLNGLNGTCLQGGRQELYT; encoded by the coding sequence ATGTCCACCAAGGCGCCCATATACCTGAAGCGGCGGAGCAGGAAGGGTAAGAAAGAAAAGCTGCGGGACATCCTCTCCTCGGACATGATCAGTCCTCCGCTTGGGGACTTCCGCCACACCATCCACATTGGCAGCGGCGGGGGGGAGGACGACCTATTTGGGGACCTGTCCTTCCTGGAGGGGAAGTTCCACCTGCTCCCTGGGCAGCAGGGCGACAGCATATCCCAGCGCTCTTCCATGTACGCAGAGCCCTTCCAGTTCAGCCGTACTGCCAGCATCAGTGGACACACAGCCTCCTCAGAGAGCTCCCCCCTTCTGAAGAACGCCCTCTCTTTGCCCGTCATTGGAGGGTTGCAGGCCATCACCCTGCCCGTCACCTCTGCACCCCCCACTGTCCCCCACCCGCCTCAGAACGCAGCCCCCCCACCCAAACCTCCTCGACTGCACCTGGATGACAAGATCCTGATGTCCCATCACCCAGGCCTGGACTCCCCCTTGGCCCAGACTCCCAGCAGGACTTCCCAGTTCTGCCCACCCTCTCCCAGATTTCCATCAGACGACGATGTGTGTATCCAGGACCCCTATCTGGATGACCGGGTTCAGGAGCGTCCCTACTTGTCCAACGCAGGCTCCCTGCTCTCCCTGCACCTGGACCTGGGCCCCTCCATCCTGGATGACGTGCTGCAGATCATGGACCGCCAGCGCCTCAACGGCCTCAACGGAACCTGTCTGCAGGGAGGACGGCAAGAGCTCTACACCTGA